One Candidatus Zixiibacteriota bacterium genomic window carries:
- a CDS encoding ATP-dependent 6-phosphofructokinase, with protein sequence MPDRMKLGVLTGGGDCPGLNAVLRAVVKTAVHDYDMEIVGFLDGYEGLIENRYRKLQSSDVSGILTLGGTILGTSNRADPFHFPVLQGEDYIYLDRSSQGVQNFERLGLDALIAIGGDGTMAASDGMTKKGINIIGVPKTIDNDLYGTDQTFGFDSAMTTAADAIDKLHSTAQAHHRVMIVEVMGRYAGWLALASGVASGGDIVLIPELPYHIDVICDEIRKRNRDGRNFSIIVIGEGAKVEGGEMVVKRVVDNSPDKIRLGGVSNQLAAQIEGLTKLETRVTILGHLLRGGTPTAFDRILASQFGTAAVHLAHQKKFGNMVGLRGNEIKHVPISEVAGRVRKIEHNSPLLQTALSLGTCMGVENLEVSKEQVVTA encoded by the coding sequence ATGCCAGATAGAATGAAACTGGGGGTCCTGACCGGCGGCGGCGATTGCCCCGGGCTTAATGCTGTTCTGAGAGCGGTGGTGAAAACTGCCGTGCATGATTATGACATGGAGATAGTCGGGTTCCTCGATGGTTATGAAGGTTTGATAGAGAACCGCTACCGGAAACTGCAGTCCTCCGATGTTTCGGGTATCCTGACCCTGGGAGGTACGATACTGGGGACATCCAACCGGGCCGACCCGTTTCATTTCCCGGTTCTGCAGGGTGAGGATTATATCTATCTTGATCGTTCCTCGCAGGGGGTGCAGAATTTCGAGCGCCTGGGGTTGGATGCCCTTATCGCCATCGGCGGTGACGGCACTATGGCGGCCTCCGACGGTATGACCAAGAAGGGGATCAATATTATCGGTGTGCCCAAGACGATCGACAATGACCTGTACGGTACCGACCAGACATTCGGATTCGACTCGGCGATGACGACTGCGGCGGACGCGATTGATAAATTGCATTCCACGGCGCAGGCGCATCATCGGGTGATGATTGTCGAGGTGATGGGGCGGTACGCCGGATGGCTGGCGCTCGCCTCGGGGGTGGCCAGCGGCGGCGACATAGTCCTGATACCGGAGCTGCCGTACCATATCGATGTTATCTGCGATGAAATCCGCAAGAGGAATCGGGATGGGCGGAATTTCAGTATCATCGTCATCGGCGAGGGAGCCAAGGTGGAGGGGGGCGAGATGGTGGTGAAACGGGTGGTCGACAACAGCCCCGATAAGATTCGTCTGGGCGGGGTATCGAACCAGTTGGCGGCGCAAATTGAAGGACTGACCAAACTGGAGACAAGAGTGACGATACTGGGGCATCTTCTGCGCGGCGGGACGCCGACGGCATTCGACAGGATTCTGGCCAGCCAGTTTGGGACAGCGGCGGTGCATCTGGCGCATCAGAAGAAATTCGGGAATATGGTGGGATTGCGCGGGAATGAAATAAAGCATGTTCCGATAAGCGAGGTGGCGGGCCGGGTGCGCAAGATCGAGCACAACTCGCCGCTTCTTCAGACGGCGTTGTCGCTCGGAACCTGCATGGGGGTGGAGAATCTGGAAGTGTCAAAAGAGCAGGTGGTGACGGCTTAG
- a CDS encoding leucine-rich repeat domain-containing protein produces the protein MSELDIIKQIEKKLDIELKELHSIEWGGKGYTIDHEKHITSLTLRSCVIKDLDSIVAPLTALTNLTELRLVNDRLSDLSPLAALINLTDLDVSSNQLSDLSPLAALCNLTRLDLRFSQITDLSPLVAQRNLTQLIVSFNKINELSPLAALANLTQLDVSSNLITDLSPLATLSNLTHLYVFNNKITDLSPLAALGNLTQLYIFSNRIANLSPLTALRNLTALYTSDNEITDLTPLKRLKNLRQLQLQRNPITQLPSWITEFDMDIGWMEYGSEGNYIAFYDNPLITPPPEIVKQGKEPVRNYFEQLKEQEEDYLFEAKILILGEPGAGKTSMARKMQNPDCDLPKVDETTKGVVVNQYHFPLHEEDFKAFKHPDKLQDRKFRLNLWDFGGQEIYRATHRFFLSKRAIYALVADSRNEDTDFNYWLHIVEIFGGDSPLLIVLNEKYQRKRNLDITAMRKRFSNVREVLDVDFAETDKTRLSKLERAVKYLASQLPHVGSPVPSRWTVVREALEDDKRNTITLQDYLKICQYNGITKSKDALVLSQYFHDIGVFLHFQDDLLLNNTIFLKPNWATTAVYKVLDDPLLNQQHGRFNKKDAKTIWCEEEYALVCSELLKLMQKFFLTYEIGNTGEYIVPERLIAVQPQYPWDDSDNLLLQYKYDFFMPRGILSQFTVQMHRYITNHDYVWKRGVVIMRDNATAEITESYDTRSINIRIAGKNKRDFMTIITEQMDQINAQYEKMPVEKMIPCNCSECKSAKKPYFFEQKKLKRRLENNIFDVQCEISFQNVSIRNLIDETFIEERRRHLGEEMSVKSGIIKRNKVFISYSHKDEKWLRRVQTHLKALDNLGIVVNLWDDTKIKSGTRWRPEIEKALSETKVAILLVSTDFLASDFIQEDELPPLLKAAENEGATILSVIIEPCLFDKASKLAEFQAVNEPSKPLSGLKKNEQEEILVSLAKRIAELMNEDA, from the coding sequence ATGTCTGAACTTGATATTATAAAGCAAATCGAAAAAAAGCTCGATATAGAACTGAAGGAACTACATAGCATAGAATGGGGCGGTAAAGGCTATACCATAGACCATGAGAAGCACATAACAAGCTTAACTCTACGTTCATGTGTGATAAAGGATCTAGATTCCATTGTCGCCCCTCTCACCGCATTGACCAATTTGACCGAATTAAGGTTGGTGAATGATCGACTCAGCGATCTTTCCCCGCTTGCTGCGCTGATCAATTTGACCGATTTAGACGTAAGCTCTAATCAACTCAGCGATCTTTCCCCGCTTGCTGCGCTGTGCAATCTAACCCGATTGGATTTACGTTTCAGTCAAATCACCGATCTTTCCCCGCTTGTTGCCCAACGCAATCTGACCCAATTAATTGTAAGCTTTAATAAGATCAACGAACTCTCCCCGCTTGCTGCGCTAGCCAATTTGACGCAATTGGATGTAAGCTCCAATCTTATTACCGATCTTTCCCCGCTCGCTACGCTCAGCAATTTGACCCACTTATATGTATTTAACAATAAAATCACAGATCTTTCCCCGCTTGCCGCGCTGGGCAATTTGACCCAGTTATATATATTTTCCAATAGAATCGCCAATCTTTCCCCGCTTACTGCATTGAGAAATTTGACCGCATTATATACAAGCGATAATGAAATCACCGACCTTACCCCGCTGAAGCGCCTTAAAAATTTAAGACAATTGCAACTGCAAAGAAATCCCATTACCCAACTGCCGTCTTGGATTACAGAGTTTGACATGGATATCGGATGGATGGAATATGGTTCGGAAGGAAATTACATAGCTTTCTACGATAATCCATTGATTACCCCGCCGCCCGAAATCGTCAAACAGGGGAAAGAACCTGTCAGAAATTATTTTGAGCAATTGAAGGAGCAGGAAGAAGATTATTTATTTGAAGCAAAAATATTGATCCTCGGTGAGCCGGGGGCAGGCAAAACCTCTATGGCACGCAAAATGCAGAATCCCGACTGCGATTTGCCCAAGGTGGATGAAACCACCAAGGGTGTCGTCGTTAATCAATACCATTTCCCCCTGCACGAAGAAGACTTTAAGGCATTTAAACACCCCGATAAATTGCAGGATCGCAAATTCCGCCTTAACCTGTGGGATTTTGGGGGTCAGGAAATCTACAGGGCCACGCACCGTTTTTTTCTCTCCAAACGAGCCATCTACGCGCTGGTAGCCGACAGCCGCAATGAAGATACCGACTTTAATTACTGGCTCCATATTGTAGAAATATTCGGTGGCGATAGTCCCTTGCTCATTGTCCTCAATGAAAAATATCAACGCAAGCGGAACCTCGATATTACCGCTATGAGGAAAAGGTTTTCCAATGTTCGCGAAGTACTGGATGTTGATTTTGCCGAAACCGACAAAACCCGTCTGAGTAAGCTAGAGCGGGCAGTCAAATATCTTGCTTCCCAACTGCCGCATGTCGGCAGCCCTGTTCCTTCCAGATGGACGGTGGTGCGCGAGGCTTTGGAAGACGATAAGCGCAATACCATCACTCTGCAGGATTACTTAAAGATCTGCCAGTACAACGGGATCACAAAATCCAAAGATGCCTTGGTCCTTAGCCAGTATTTCCACGATATCGGTGTCTTTCTTCATTTCCAGGACGATCTTTTGCTCAATAACACTATTTTTCTAAAACCTAATTGGGCAACTACCGCCGTCTATAAAGTGCTCGATGACCCCCTGCTCAACCAACAGCATGGTCGTTTTAATAAGAAAGATGCCAAAACGATATGGTGCGAGGAGGAATATGCCCTTGTCTGCAGTGAACTGCTGAAATTGATGCAGAAGTTCTTCCTCACTTACGAGATCGGCAATACCGGCGAGTATATCGTACCCGAACGTCTTATTGCCGTTCAGCCGCAGTATCCCTGGGATGACAGCGACAATCTCCTCCTGCAATATAAATACGATTTTTTCATGCCCCGCGGTATTCTGTCCCAATTCACCGTTCAAATGCACCGTTATATCACCAATCATGATTACGTCTGGAAACGGGGTGTTGTAATTATGCGCGATAACGCCACCGCCGAGATTACCGAAAGCTACGATACCCGTTCTATCAATATCAGAATTGCCGGTAAGAACAAGCGCGATTTCATGACGATTATCACCGAACAAATGGACCAGATCAATGCACAATACGAAAAAATGCCGGTCGAGAAGATGATTCCCTGCAATTGCTCGGAATGCAAGAGCGCGAAGAAACCTTATTTCTTTGAGCAAAAAAAATTGAAGCGCCGTCTTGAGAATAATATATTTGATGTACAGTGCGAAATCAGTTTTCAAAACGTTAGCATCCGTAATCTTATTGATGAGACCTTTATCGAAGAAAGACGTCGGCATTTGGGGGAAGAAATGTCGGTTAAGTCGGGAATAATCAAACGGAACAAAGTGTTCATATCCTATTCCCATAAAGATGAAAAATGGCTTAGACGTGTGCAGACACATTTGAAAGCATTGGATAATCTGGGCATTGTGGTCAATTTATGGGATGACACCAAAATCAAGAGCGGAACGAGATGGCGGCCGGAAATCGAAAAGGCTTTATCCGAGACGAAAGTTGCGATCTTACTGGTCAGTACCGATTTCTTGGCCTCAGATTTTATCCAAGAAGATGAACTTCCTCCATTACTTAAGGCCGCCGAGAATGAAGGCGCTACCATCCTTTCGGTTATTATTGAGCCATGTCTATTCGACAAAGCATCGAAACTCGCAGAGTTTCAAGCGGTAAATGAACCCTCAAAGCCGTTATCCGGTTTGAAGAAAAACGAACAAGAAGAAATATTGGTGTCTCTGGCAAAAAGAATTGCTGAATTGATGAATGAAGATGCATGA